Sequence from the Paenibacillus tundrae genome:
GCAATCCAGCTTAGATGGCTTCGGGATGAACGAGCAGAACTATGCAACCATTCATGCCGAGGTAACAAAATATGCGATACCTGTTCAGCATTATTTTCATGATCGGGCTGTTCCTCTTGCGGGAATATTCGAATTAGATCCGAGGCCGGAGGAAGCTTCAGCAAGCATTCAAATGACAGAAGTCACGGGATTGGAGCGGTTGCACCTGTTGTGTACACATACGTTTCGAAGCACGCTTGTATCACGTCAAGGACTCGCACAATGGTTGTTCGAGACCGTCTCTAGGTTGTCTGCAAGTATAGAAGTTCACCGAATTACGAGGTCAGGCTCTGATTTTACGGCGTTTGAGATGGTAGATCGGATCGTAGACCATGTACGCAAAGGAGTGTATACAGAACAATGAATATGACCCAACCAATCCAAGAACAGGATCGCTTTGTACAGAAGGAAGGCCATCTCGTCAGTGATATGGGCGGTGAGAAGGTCATGATGAGCATTCAAAGTGGCAGGTATTACAATCTGGGCAGTACAGGGGGACACATCTGGGAATTGATTGCGGAGGAGCGCACATTGGCTGAGCTGGTAGATGCACTTGCCTCGGAGTATGAGATTGATCCTGAGATTTGTCGTGTGCAGGTTGTTCAGTTTCTGGAGCATTTGACCCGTGAGGGATTAATTAACGTCACCCGTGGAGCATAGAGAA
This genomic interval carries:
- a CDS encoding lasso peptide biosynthesis PqqD family chaperone, with protein sequence MNMTQPIQEQDRFVQKEGHLVSDMGGEKVMMSIQSGRYYNLGSTGGHIWELIAEERTLAELVDALASEYEIDPEICRVQVVQFLEHLTREGLINVTRGA